A stretch of the Streptomyces sp. NBC_00654 genome encodes the following:
- a CDS encoding adenosylcobinamide-GDP ribazoletransferase, with product MTSLNSHGIRFAFGTLTVLPVRVTRWDRGSARAGMLCAPLAGLVVGLLAAAPGSLLLLSGAGPLLAAVASVAVPAALTRGLHLDGLADTADGLGSAKPAEDALRIMKQSDIGPFGVITLLLVLLAQVAVLFQLYGQGWAHGALGAAVAAVAARLALTLASRQGVPAARPEGLGAVVASTVPVGRATAAGVLTVAGCAAAGALLGPCGALHHALAVLGALVAAELLLRHCVRRFGGVTGDVFGGLEETAATAALVILALGA from the coding sequence GTGACCTCCCTGAACAGCCACGGCATACGTTTCGCCTTCGGCACGCTGACCGTGCTCCCCGTCCGCGTCACCCGCTGGGACCGCGGGAGCGCCCGCGCCGGAATGCTCTGCGCCCCGCTCGCCGGTCTTGTCGTGGGCCTGCTCGCCGCCGCGCCCGGCTCCCTGCTGCTGCTGTCCGGGGCGGGGCCGCTGCTCGCGGCGGTCGCCTCCGTCGCGGTGCCCGCGGCCCTCACCCGGGGCCTGCACCTGGACGGCCTGGCGGACACCGCGGACGGCCTCGGCAGCGCCAAACCGGCCGAGGACGCCCTGCGGATCATGAAGCAGTCGGACATTGGGCCGTTCGGTGTCATCACGCTGCTCCTGGTCCTGCTGGCCCAGGTCGCGGTCCTCTTCCAGCTGTACGGGCAGGGCTGGGCGCACGGGGCGCTGGGGGCGGCCGTCGCCGCCGTCGCGGCCCGGCTCGCGCTCACCCTGGCATCGCGTCAGGGAGTGCCCGCGGCCCGCCCGGAGGGGCTGGGCGCGGTGGTCGCGTCCACGGTTCCGGTGGGGCGCGCGACGGCGGCCGGGGTCCTCACGGTGGCGGGCTGCGCGGCGGCGGGCGCGCTGCTGGGCCCGTGCGGGGCGCTGCACCACGCGCTCGCCGTACTGGGCGCCCTCGTGGCCGCCGAACTGCTGCTCAGGCACTGTGTGCGGCGCTTCGGCGGGGTGACCGGGGATGTCTTCGGCGGGCTGGAGGAGACGGCGGCGACAGCGGCCCTGGTGATCCTGGCGCTGGGGGCGTGA
- a CDS encoding endo alpha-1,4 polygalactosaminidase yields MPVTVLILLVLLSGCTPGRPESGPPERSGSAGPDTGSRWRPEPGLDWQWQLSGRLDPTVDVPVYDIDGFDHDAAAVAGLHRRDRKVICYLSTGAWEDFRPDAGEFPAAVLGRGNGWEGERWFDIRAVDILEPLMEARIAMCAKKGFDAVEPDNMDGYRNRTGFPLTAADQLRYNRLIARIAHRHGLAVGLKNDLDQIPELVGDFDFAVNEQCAQYGECGDLTPFIEAGKAVFHVEYELPVARFCADSRRLGLSSLLKKYELGVWRKAC; encoded by the coding sequence GTGCCCGTCACCGTACTGATTCTGCTGGTCCTGCTCTCCGGCTGTACCCCGGGGCGGCCGGAATCCGGCCCTCCGGAGCGCTCCGGTTCCGCCGGTCCGGACACCGGGTCCCGCTGGCGTCCGGAGCCGGGTCTGGACTGGCAGTGGCAGCTTTCCGGCCGGCTCGATCCGACGGTCGACGTTCCGGTGTACGACATCGACGGCTTCGATCACGACGCGGCGGCGGTGGCCGGTCTGCACCGCCGGGACCGCAAGGTGATCTGCTATCTCTCCACCGGCGCCTGGGAGGACTTCCGCCCGGACGCCGGGGAGTTCCCCGCCGCGGTGCTCGGCCGGGGCAACGGCTGGGAGGGCGAGCGCTGGTTCGACATCCGCGCCGTCGACATCCTGGAACCCCTGATGGAGGCCCGGATCGCCATGTGCGCGAAGAAGGGCTTCGACGCCGTGGAGCCGGACAACATGGACGGCTACCGCAACCGCACCGGCTTTCCGCTCACCGCCGCCGACCAGTTGCGCTACAACCGCCTCATCGCCCGCATCGCCCACCGCCACGGGCTCGCCGTGGGCCTGAAGAACGACCTGGACCAGATCCCGGAGCTGGTGGGGGACTTCGACTTCGCGGTCAACGAACAGTGTGCCCAGTACGGGGAATGCGGGGATCTCACCCCGTTCATCGAGGCGGGGAAGGCCGTCTTCCACGTCGAGTACGAGCTGCCGGTGGCCCGGTTCTGCGCGGATTCCCGGCGGCTGGGGCTGAGCTCCCTGCTCAAGAAGTACGAGCTCGGCGTCTGGCGGAAGGCCTGCTGA
- a CDS encoding leucyl aminopeptidase, whose amino-acid sequence MTALTLSTSGAATLRADALVVGVAKGAKGPVLAPGAEAVDKAFDGKLATVLETLGATGAEGEVTKLPAPSGLKAPVVIAVGLGPVPDKDDAYDSEALRRAAGSAARALTGSKKAGFALPAESVEDAEAVAEGALLGAYAFTAYQGGENKLAPKGKKDSGPKQPLAEVALLGAKPRDKAFKAAAERAVALAEEINRARDLINTPPNDLYPESFAAVATAAGKEHGIKVQILDEKALVKGGFGGLLGVGQGSSHGPRLVKLAYTHPKAEKTLALVGKGITYDSGGISLKPAGHNETMKCDMSGAAAVFAAVVAAARLGLRVNVTGWLALAENMPSGNATRPGDVLHMYSGKTVEVLNTDAEGRLVLADALTRASEEKPDAIVDVATLTGAMVLALGNRTFGIMANDDAFRTSIHEIAEEVGEASWPMPLPADLRKGMDSPTADIANMGERMGGGLVAGLFLQEFVGEGIAWAHLDIAGPAFHEGAPYGYTPKGGTGSAVRTLVRLAERTAAGDLG is encoded by the coding sequence GTGACTGCTCTCACTCTCAGCACCTCCGGCGCGGCGACGCTGCGCGCCGACGCACTCGTCGTCGGCGTCGCGAAGGGTGCCAAGGGCCCGGTGCTCGCACCGGGCGCCGAGGCCGTGGACAAGGCGTTCGACGGAAAGCTCGCCACCGTCCTGGAGACCCTGGGTGCCACAGGTGCCGAGGGCGAAGTGACCAAGCTCCCCGCGCCGTCCGGCCTCAAGGCCCCGGTCGTCATCGCGGTCGGTCTCGGTCCGGTCCCGGACAAGGACGACGCGTACGACTCCGAGGCGCTGCGCCGGGCCGCGGGCAGCGCGGCCCGCGCGCTGACCGGTTCGAAGAAGGCCGGCTTCGCCCTGCCGGCCGAGTCCGTCGAGGACGCCGAGGCCGTCGCCGAGGGCGCGCTGCTCGGCGCGTACGCCTTCACCGCCTACCAGGGCGGCGAGAACAAGCTCGCCCCCAAGGGCAAGAAGGACAGCGGTCCGAAGCAGCCGCTCGCCGAGGTGGCCCTGCTCGGCGCCAAGCCGCGCGACAAGGCGTTCAAGGCCGCCGCCGAGCGCGCCGTCGCCCTCGCCGAGGAGATCAACCGCGCCCGCGACCTGATCAACACCCCGCCGAACGACCTGTACCCCGAGTCCTTCGCCGCCGTGGCCACCGCCGCCGGCAAGGAGCACGGCATCAAGGTGCAGATCCTCGACGAGAAGGCGCTCGTCAAGGGCGGCTTCGGCGGTCTGCTGGGTGTCGGCCAGGGCTCGTCCCACGGCCCCCGCCTGGTGAAGCTCGCCTACACGCACCCGAAGGCGGAGAAGACCCTGGCCCTCGTCGGCAAGGGCATCACCTACGACTCGGGCGGCATCTCGCTGAAGCCGGCCGGCCACAACGAGACGATGAAGTGCGACATGAGCGGCGCCGCCGCCGTGTTCGCCGCCGTCGTCGCGGCCGCCCGTCTCGGCCTCCGGGTCAACGTCACCGGCTGGCTGGCGCTCGCCGAGAACATGCCGTCCGGCAACGCCACCCGCCCGGGTGACGTGCTGCACATGTACAGCGGCAAGACCGTCGAGGTGCTCAACACGGACGCCGAGGGCCGTCTCGTGCTCGCCGACGCGCTGACCCGCGCCTCGGAGGAGAAGCCGGACGCGATCGTCGACGTGGCGACCCTGACCGGCGCGATGGTGCTGGCGCTCGGCAACCGCACGTTCGGCATCATGGCGAACGACGACGCCTTCCGTACCTCCATCCACGAGATCGCCGAGGAGGTCGGCGAGGCCTCCTGGCCGATGCCGCTCCCCGCCGACCTGCGCAAGGGCATGGACTCCCCGACCGCCGACATCGCCAACATGGGCGAGCGGATGGGCGGCGGCCTGGTGGCCGGTCTGTTCCTCCAGGAGTTCGTGGGCGAGGGCATCGCCTGGGCGCACCTGGACATCGCGGGTCCGGCCTTCCACGAGGGCGCGCCGTACGGTTACACGCCCAAGGGCGGCACCGGTTCCGCGGTCCGCACCCTGGTGCGGCTGGCGGAGCGCACCGCCGCCGGAGACCTCGGCTGA